One Mesorhizobium loti genomic window carries:
- a CDS encoding hydroxyproline-2-epimerase, which yields MARKSFFCIDGHTCGNPVRLVAGGGPLLEGSTMMERRAHFLAEYDWIRTGLMFEPRGHDVMSGSILYPPTREDCDIAILFIETSGCLPMCGHGTIGTVTMAIEYGLIKPKTPGVLRLDTPAGLVIAEYKQVGEYVEEVRITNVPSFLYAEGLTVECPGLGEISVDVAYGGNFYAIVEPQKNYRDMADHSAGDLIAWSPVVRQLLNEKYTFVHPENPGINKLSHMLWTGKPTVEGADARNAVFYGDKAIDRSPCGTGTSARMAQLHAKGKLKAGDAFVHESIIGSLFKGKVEKEVTVAGKPAIIPSIGGWARMTGLNTIFIDDRDPFAHGFVVK from the coding sequence ATGGCCAGAAAATCCTTCTTCTGCATCGACGGCCACACATGCGGCAATCCGGTCCGGCTGGTCGCCGGCGGCGGCCCGTTGCTCGAGGGCTCGACGATGATGGAACGGCGGGCGCACTTCCTCGCCGAATATGACTGGATCCGCACTGGCCTGATGTTCGAACCGCGCGGTCACGACGTGATGTCGGGTTCGATCCTCTATCCGCCGACGCGCGAGGATTGCGACATCGCCATCCTGTTCATCGAAACCTCGGGCTGCCTGCCGATGTGCGGCCACGGCACCATCGGCACGGTGACGATGGCCATCGAGTATGGGCTGATCAAGCCGAAGACGCCGGGCGTACTGAGGCTCGACACGCCGGCCGGCCTGGTCATCGCCGAATACAAACAGGTCGGCGAGTATGTCGAGGAGGTGCGCATCACCAACGTGCCATCTTTCCTCTATGCCGAAGGTCTGACGGTCGAATGTCCCGGGCTCGGCGAGATCAGCGTCGATGTCGCCTATGGCGGCAATTTCTACGCCATCGTCGAGCCGCAGAAGAACTATCGCGACATGGCGGACCATTCCGCCGGCGACCTCATCGCCTGGAGCCCGGTGGTGCGGCAGCTGCTCAACGAGAAATACACTTTCGTGCATCCGGAAAACCCCGGCATCAACAAGCTGTCGCATATGCTGTGGACCGGCAAGCCGACGGTGGAAGGGGCCGACGCCCGCAATGCCGTCTTCTACGGCGACAAGGCCATCGACCGCTCACCGTGCGGCACCGGCACTTCGGCGCGCATGGCGCAGCTTCATGCCAAGGGAAAGCTCAAGGCCGGCGACGCCTTCGTGCATGAATCGATCATCGGTTCGCTGTTCAAGGGCAAGGTCGAAAAGGAGGTCACGGTGGCGGGCAAGCCGGCGATCATTCCCTCGATCGGCGGCTGGGCGCGCATGACCGGACTGAATACGATCTTCATCGACGACCGCGATCCGTTCGCGCATGGTTTCGTGGTCAAGTGA
- a CDS encoding putative D-amino acid dehydrogenase, small subunit, protein MPGNSKSPEQERRSATGAPSPRSRGEGEDIAIIGGGIIGICAAAFLAEAGRNVTVFDRTGICEETSSGNAAAFAFSDVLPLAHKGMIKNLPKWLADPLGPLSIPPAYLPKLLPWLIRFWRAGAPAKYEASLAAQAGMMKLAEAEWMDLLDRSGTRPMLREDGSLELYESEAEFRASLSGWAARERFGIGFRHVEGEGLAGLQPGLSPRFIKGTFVPGWKTVSDPKLLGKAVWAYAEARGARFELARIDRVAADQDGATLTLADGTTSQARHLVVAAGAWSHLLARQLGDRIPLETERGYNTTLPKSAFDVKRQLIFSGHGFVITPLETGLRVGGAVELGGIERPPNYARSKALLRKAQQFLPGLNPSGGREWMGFRPSLPDSVPVIGKASGSRPVVYAFGHGHLGLTQAAATGRLIREIILGQVAPVDLAPFSPQRF, encoded by the coding sequence GTGCCAGGAAATTCCAAATCCCCGGAACAGGAGCGACGCTCCGCCACTGGGGCACCTTCTCCCCGTTCGCGGGGGGAAGGCGAGGACATCGCCATCATCGGCGGCGGCATCATCGGCATCTGCGCGGCGGCCTTCCTTGCCGAGGCAGGGCGGAACGTTACGGTCTTCGACCGAACCGGCATCTGCGAGGAGACGAGCTCCGGCAACGCCGCCGCCTTCGCCTTCTCGGACGTGCTGCCGCTGGCACACAAGGGCATGATCAAGAACCTGCCGAAATGGCTGGCCGATCCGCTCGGCCCGCTCAGCATTCCGCCCGCCTATCTGCCGAAGCTGCTGCCCTGGCTGATCCGCTTCTGGCGCGCCGGCGCGCCGGCGAAATACGAAGCGAGCCTCGCCGCCCAGGCCGGCATGATGAAGCTCGCCGAAGCGGAATGGATGGATCTGCTCGATCGCTCCGGCACGCGGCCGATGCTGCGCGAGGATGGCTCGCTCGAACTCTATGAAAGCGAGGCCGAGTTCCGCGCCTCGCTGTCCGGCTGGGCCGCGCGCGAGCGTTTCGGCATCGGCTTTCGCCATGTCGAGGGCGAGGGCCTGGCCGGTTTGCAGCCTGGCCTGTCCCCGCGCTTCATCAAGGGCACCTTCGTGCCGGGCTGGAAGACCGTCTCCGATCCGAAATTGCTTGGCAAGGCGGTGTGGGCCTACGCCGAGGCCAGGGGCGCCCGCTTCGAATTGGCCCGCATCGACCGGGTCGCGGCGGACCAGGATGGCGCGACGCTGACCCTGGCCGACGGCACGACCAGTCAGGCCAGGCACCTCGTCGTCGCCGCTGGTGCATGGTCGCACCTTTTGGCACGGCAGCTTGGCGACCGCATTCCGCTGGAGACCGAGCGCGGCTACAACACGACGCTGCCCAAAAGCGCCTTCGACGTGAAGCGGCAGCTGATCTTCTCCGGCCATGGCTTCGTCATCACGCCGCTCGAAACGGGCCTGCGCGTCGGCGGCGCCGTCGAACTCGGCGGCATCGAGCGGCCGCCCAACTATGCCAGGTCGAAAGCGCTCCTGCGGAAGGCGCAGCAATTCCTGCCTGGACTCAATCCCTCGGGCGGGCGCGAATGGATGGGGTTCCGGCCCTCGCTGCCGGATTCGGTACCTGTCATCGGCAAGGCGTCGGGAAGCCGGCCCGTGGTCTACGCTTTCGGCCATGGCCATCTCGGCCTGACCCAGGCCGCGGCGACCGGACGGTTGATCCGGGAAATCATTCTGGGGCAGGTTGCGCCTGTTGATCTCGCCCCTTTCAGTCCACAACGGTTTTGA
- a CDS encoding dihydrodipicolinate synthase, with protein sequence MWTGVFPAVTTKFTADDRLDHAEMERCFNLQMEAGCDGIIVCGSLGEGPMLSPDEKIEVLRTAQKVAGKKPVLLTVNEAGTREAASIARRAAKEGANGLMVVPSPIYHTNAEETVAALRAVAEAGDLPVMIYSNRLAYRVDVTVDQMEELASDKRFVAIKESSDDIRRSTEIINRLGDRYDLFTGVDNLAFEALSVGAIGWVAGLVTAFPRETVAIYQLMREGRREEALAIYRWFRPLLDLDVSTYLVQNIKLAEVLAIGTNDRVRMPRQPLSGERRKAVEKIIRDALAVRPKLPSLQTSPLSADKLVAAE encoded by the coding sequence ATGTGGACCGGAGTTTTCCCCGCCGTCACGACCAAATTCACCGCCGACGATCGGCTCGACCATGCCGAGATGGAGCGTTGCTTCAACCTGCAGATGGAGGCCGGCTGCGACGGCATCATCGTCTGCGGCTCGCTCGGCGAAGGGCCGATGCTATCGCCTGACGAGAAGATCGAGGTGCTGAGGACGGCGCAGAAAGTCGCTGGCAAGAAGCCGGTGCTGCTAACGGTCAATGAAGCGGGCACCCGGGAAGCGGCCAGCATCGCCAGGCGCGCCGCCAAGGAAGGCGCCAATGGCCTGATGGTGGTGCCGAGCCCGATCTACCACACCAATGCGGAAGAAACGGTGGCGGCTCTGCGCGCGGTCGCCGAGGCCGGCGACCTGCCGGTCATGATCTACTCCAACCGGCTCGCCTACCGCGTCGACGTTACCGTCGACCAGATGGAGGAACTGGCATCGGACAAGCGCTTCGTCGCCATCAAGGAATCCTCCGACGACATCAGGCGCTCGACCGAGATCATCAACCGGCTTGGCGACCGCTACGATCTGTTCACCGGCGTCGACAATCTCGCCTTCGAGGCGCTGTCGGTCGGTGCCATCGGCTGGGTGGCCGGCCTGGTCACCGCCTTCCCACGCGAGACCGTCGCCATCTACCAGCTGATGAGAGAGGGGCGCCGCGAAGAGGCACTCGCCATCTATCGCTGGTTCCGGCCGCTGCTCGACCTCGATGTCTCGACCTATCTGGTCCAAAACATCAAGCTTGCCGAAGTGCTGGCGATTGGTACCAATGACCGGGTGCGCATGCCGCGCCAGCCGCTGTCGGGCGAGCGCCGCAAGGCGGTGGAGAAGATCATACGGGATGCGCTGGCGGTGCGGCCGAAGCTGCCGTCGCTCCAGACGTCTCCTCTATCGGCGGACAAACTGGTGGCAGCCGAGTAA
- a CDS encoding GntR family transcriptional regulator — MISPLISIETNATFEPAATKAYRMLEHMIVTLELAPSSFVTEGALIDKLGLGRTPVREAIQRLAWEGLLDVRPRAGIAIAPLHPGDWLRVLDARRGVEVVLARSAARFVTREAADLFHEAALAMQKAVISGNVLAFIQADKALDEALGLAADNPFAARLAAPLQTHSRRFWFRYKADTGLAESAEHHVALIRSILDGDEEGAAKDAKRLMALLRGHAEVAATR, encoded by the coding sequence TTGATCTCCCCGCTGATATCCATCGAGACGAACGCAACCTTCGAGCCTGCGGCGACCAAGGCCTATCGCATGCTGGAGCACATGATCGTCACGCTGGAACTGGCGCCGTCGAGCTTCGTCACCGAAGGCGCGCTGATCGACAAGCTCGGCCTCGGCCGCACGCCGGTACGCGAGGCGATCCAGCGGCTGGCTTGGGAAGGGCTGCTGGATGTCCGACCACGCGCCGGCATCGCGATCGCGCCGCTGCATCCCGGCGACTGGCTGCGCGTGCTCGACGCCCGGCGCGGCGTCGAAGTGGTGCTTGCCCGTTCGGCCGCCCGCTTTGTCACCCGCGAGGCCGCCGACCTGTTTCATGAGGCGGCGCTTGCCATGCAGAAGGCGGTCATCTCAGGCAACGTGCTGGCCTTCATCCAGGCCGACAAGGCGCTCGACGAGGCCCTGGGGCTGGCTGCTGACAACCCCTTCGCCGCCCGCTTGGCCGCGCCTCTGCAAACCCACAGCCGCCGCTTCTGGTTCCGCTACAAGGCGGATACGGGCCTGGCCGAATCCGCCGAGCATCATGTCGCGCTGATCCGCTCGATCCTCGACGGCGACGAGGAGGGAGCCGCCAAGGATGCCAAGCGGCTGATGGCGCTGCTGCGCGGCCATGCCGAGGTCGCCGCGACGCGCTGA
- a CDS encoding HxlR family transcriptional regulator produces the protein MLRILEGRWKLVILFHLFGGKVLRFSDLERAIPAISQKMLIQQLRQMEADGIVRRIVHHQVPPKVEYCLTDWGQALCPALDALLKWAALREPAEA, from the coding sequence GTGCTGCGCATTCTCGAAGGCCGCTGGAAGCTGGTGATCCTGTTTCACCTGTTCGGCGGCAAGGTGCTGCGCTTTTCCGACCTCGAACGGGCGATCCCGGCGATCTCGCAGAAAATGCTGATTCAGCAACTGCGGCAGATGGAGGCCGACGGAATCGTGCGCCGGATCGTGCACCACCAAGTGCCGCCCAAGGTCGAGTACTGCCTGACCGATTGGGGCCAGGCCCTGTGCCCGGCTCTCGATGCCTTGCTGAAATGGGCGGCACTTCGCGAACCTGCGGAAGCTTGA
- a CDS encoding short chain alcohol dehydrogenase translates to MTIVQNFAIDDREFTGKRVLVTGGTKGAGEAIVHRLSAAGAVVLTTARSATEACQPKLFVQADVSTLAGTETVVAAIMERLGGIDIIVHSVGGSKSPGGGFAGLTDQLWQDELSLNLLAAVRLDRLLVPHMIEQGAGAIVHISSIQRRLPLHESTIAYAAAKAALSTYSKALSKELGPKGIRVNAVAPGWIHTSASEAMVKRLASHSGSDEATARQSIMDALGGIPIGRPAWPQEVAELVAFLVSDRAASIHGAEYVIDGGTIPTV, encoded by the coding sequence ATGACCATCGTCCAGAACTTTGCAATCGACGACCGGGAATTCACCGGCAAGCGCGTTCTGGTTACCGGCGGTACCAAGGGTGCCGGCGAAGCCATCGTGCACAGGCTTTCGGCGGCAGGTGCTGTCGTTCTCACGACCGCCCGCTCGGCGACCGAAGCATGCCAGCCGAAGCTGTTCGTGCAGGCCGATGTGAGTACTTTGGCGGGTACCGAGACGGTGGTCGCGGCCATCATGGAACGGCTTGGCGGCATCGACATCATCGTGCACAGCGTCGGCGGGTCGAAGAGCCCAGGTGGCGGGTTTGCCGGACTGACCGATCAGCTCTGGCAGGACGAGCTCAGCCTCAATCTGCTGGCGGCCGTGCGGCTCGATCGCCTGCTTGTCCCACATATGATCGAGCAAGGCGCAGGCGCGATCGTTCACATATCGTCGATCCAGCGCCGCCTGCCGCTGCACGAATCCACCATCGCCTATGCGGCGGCCAAGGCCGCCCTTTCGACCTACAGCAAGGCGCTGTCCAAGGAGCTCGGCCCCAAAGGCATCCGCGTCAACGCCGTGGCGCCGGGCTGGATCCACACCAGCGCTTCGGAAGCCATGGTGAAGCGACTGGCCTCCCACTCGGGTTCGGATGAGGCAACCGCCCGCCAGAGCATCATGGATGCGCTGGGCGGCATCCCGATCGGCCGACCGGCATGGCCGCAAGAGGTTGCCGAACTTGTGGCATTCCTCGTCTCGGACCGTGCGGCATCGATCCACGGCGCCGAATACGTCATCGATGGTGGCACGATTCCAACAGTGTGA
- a CDS encoding methylmalonic acid semialdehyde dehydrogenase: MIEYGHFIGGKRVAGTSGRKQDVMQPMDGSVRGTVALASQAELRAAVENAKAAQPKWAATNPQRRVRVLMKFLELVARDYDELADILAREHGKTIADAKGDIQRGLEVVEVCIGAPHMMKGEFTDGAGPGIDVYSMRQPLGVVAGITPFNFPAMIPLWKIAPAIACGNAFILKPSERDPGVPIRIAELFLEAGLPAGILNVVNGDKEVVDAILDDPDIKAVGFVGSTPIAHYIYSRGTAAGKRVQCFGGAKNHMIIMPDADMDQTVDALIGAGYGSAGERCMAISVAVPVGNDTANRLMEKLVPRVESLKVGPSTDSAADFGPLVTAQALERVKGYVDTGVKEGATLVVDGRSFKMQGYEDGYYMGGCLFDNVTADMRIYKEEIFGPVLSVVRAPTYESAIKLANDHEMGNGVAIFTRDGDAARDFASRVQVGMVGVNVPIPVPIAYYTFGGWKASSFGDLNQHGPDAFRFYTKTKTVTSRWPSGIKDGAEFVIPTMN, translated from the coding sequence ATGATCGAATACGGTCATTTCATCGGCGGCAAGCGTGTCGCCGGCACCAGCGGCCGCAAGCAGGACGTCATGCAGCCGATGGACGGCTCCGTGCGCGGCACGGTGGCGCTCGCCTCGCAGGCGGAACTGCGCGCGGCCGTCGAGAACGCCAAGGCAGCACAGCCGAAATGGGCCGCCACCAACCCGCAGCGCCGCGTGCGCGTGCTGATGAAATTCCTCGAACTGGTCGCCCGCGACTATGACGAACTGGCCGACATTCTGGCGCGCGAGCACGGTAAGACGATCGCCGACGCCAAGGGCGACATCCAGCGCGGCCTCGAAGTGGTCGAGGTCTGCATCGGCGCGCCGCACATGATGAAGGGCGAGTTCACCGATGGCGCCGGCCCCGGCATCGACGTCTATTCGATGCGCCAGCCGCTCGGCGTCGTCGCCGGCATCACGCCGTTCAACTTCCCGGCGATGATCCCGCTGTGGAAGATCGCGCCGGCAATCGCTTGCGGCAATGCCTTCATCCTGAAGCCGTCGGAGCGTGACCCGGGCGTGCCGATCCGCATCGCCGAGCTGTTCCTCGAGGCCGGCCTGCCGGCGGGCATCCTCAACGTCGTCAACGGCGACAAGGAAGTGGTCGACGCCATCCTCGACGATCCCGATATCAAGGCCGTCGGCTTTGTCGGCTCGACGCCGATCGCGCATTACATCTATTCGCGCGGCACCGCGGCGGGCAAGCGCGTGCAGTGTTTTGGTGGCGCCAAGAACCACATGATCATCATGCCCGACGCCGACATGGACCAGACCGTCGACGCGCTGATCGGCGCCGGCTACGGCTCGGCAGGCGAGCGCTGCATGGCGATCTCGGTGGCAGTTCCGGTCGGCAACGACACCGCGAACCGGCTGATGGAAAAGCTGGTACCGCGCGTGGAAAGCCTGAAAGTCGGCCCGTCGACGGATTCGGCCGCCGATTTCGGCCCGCTGGTGACGGCGCAGGCACTGGAGCGCGTGAAAGGTTATGTCGACACCGGCGTCAAGGAAGGCGCCACGCTCGTCGTCGACGGCCGCAGCTTCAAGATGCAGGGCTATGAGGACGGCTACTATATGGGCGGCTGCCTGTTCGACAACGTCACGGCGGACATGCGCATCTACAAGGAAGAGATCTTCGGGCCGGTGCTCTCGGTGGTGCGCGCGCCGACGTATGAGAGCGCGATCAAGCTCGCCAACGACCACGAGATGGGCAATGGCGTCGCCATCTTCACCCGCGACGGCGACGCCGCTCGTGACTTCGCAAGCCGTGTCCAGGTCGGCATGGTCGGTGTCAACGTGCCGATCCCGGTTCCGATCGCCTATTACACCTTCGGCGGCTGGAAAGCGTCGTCCTTCGGCGACCTCAACCAGCACGGCCCGGACGCCTTCCGCTTCTACACCAAGACCAAGACGGTCACCTCGCGCTGGCCGTCCGGCATCAAGGACGGTGCCGAGTTCGTCATTCCGACGATGAACTGA
- a CDS encoding LysR family transcriptional regulator has product MPVNWDDVRIFLAVARAGQILGAARRLELNHATVSRRIAALEDALRTKLFRRLTTGSELTPAGERFLDIAERMEGDMIAARSTISGEGDDISGTVRIGAPDGFGVAFLARRLGELTALHRELTIQLVPVPRSFSLSRREADIAITVERPTEGRLVAGKLVDYSLGLFASRAYADANGLPKTAAELGRHTLIGYVPDLIVSPSLDYAAEFSADWRTSFAISSALGQAEAVRSGAGIGILHTFVARSMPELVAVDVVAPIRRAYWLVYHESVRPLRRIQIVAGFITKAVERERSLFL; this is encoded by the coding sequence ATGCCCGTGAACTGGGATGACGTCCGCATCTTTCTCGCCGTGGCGCGTGCCGGCCAGATTCTCGGCGCCGCCAGGCGGCTGGAGCTCAACCACGCCACCGTCTCGCGCCGCATCGCAGCACTCGAGGACGCGCTGCGCACAAAACTCTTCCGCCGGCTGACCACCGGCAGCGAGTTGACGCCCGCCGGCGAGCGGTTCCTCGATATTGCCGAGCGCATGGAGGGCGACATGATCGCCGCGCGTTCGACCATATCAGGCGAAGGCGACGATATCTCCGGCACCGTGCGCATCGGGGCACCCGACGGCTTCGGCGTCGCCTTCCTGGCCAGACGCCTCGGCGAACTGACCGCGCTGCACCGCGAGCTGACGATCCAGCTCGTGCCGGTGCCGCGCTCCTTCTCCCTGTCGCGGCGCGAGGCCGACATCGCCATCACCGTCGAGCGGCCGACCGAAGGTCGGCTGGTGGCGGGCAAGCTGGTCGACTATTCGCTCGGCCTGTTTGCCTCGCGCGCCTACGCCGATGCCAATGGCCTGCCCAAAACAGCGGCCGAACTCGGCCGGCACACCCTCATTGGGTATGTGCCTGACCTGATCGTCAGCCCATCGCTCGACTACGCCGCCGAATTCAGCGCGGACTGGCGCACCAGCTTCGCCATTTCCTCCGCACTCGGCCAGGCCGAAGCGGTGCGCTCGGGCGCCGGCATCGGCATCCTGCACACCTTCGTCGCCCGTTCGATGCCGGAGCTGGTGGCCGTCGATGTGGTGGCGCCCATCCGCCGCGCCTACTGGCTGGTCTATCACGAATCAGTCAGGCCGCTGCGCCGCATCCAGATCGTCGCCGGCTTCATCACCAAGGCGGTGGAGCGGGAAAGAAGCCTTTTCCTTTAG
- a CDS encoding Phospholipase A2, whose amino-acid sequence MRAVLAILPLLFVSACANPWAKVPEAELPKPIRYAMARPSPFVIGNYCGPGTRTGDLSARPVDRLDAVCQVHDACYIARHNHCDCDGALITSARAIRDDKTAPRKMRGEAELLIATFAIPVCKVFPQGFMPPRDPAQLSAMKAGAAG is encoded by the coding sequence ATGCGAGCCGTTCTTGCCATCCTGCCGCTGCTTTTCGTCTCGGCCTGCGCCAACCCTTGGGCCAAGGTGCCGGAAGCCGAATTGCCCAAGCCGATCCGCTACGCCATGGCGCGCCCCTCGCCTTTCGTCATTGGCAATTATTGCGGCCCCGGCACCCGCACCGGCGATCTGTCGGCCCGGCCGGTCGACCGCCTCGACGCCGTATGCCAGGTCCATGACGCCTGCTACATCGCCCGCCACAATCATTGCGACTGCGACGGCGCGCTTATCACCTCCGCCAGGGCAATTCGCGACGACAAGACGGCGCCACGCAAGATGCGCGGCGAGGCAGAATTGCTGATCGCTACCTTCGCCATTCCCGTCTGCAAGGTGTTTCCACAGGGCTTCATGCCGCCGCGCGACCCGGCACAGTTGAGCGCGATGAAGGCCGGAGCCGCCGGTTGA